The proteins below come from a single Vibrio cyclitrophicus genomic window:
- a CDS encoding sigma-54-dependent transcriptional regulator yields the protein MISDKHIVLIDDEIDVVEAVSEMLELEGFRVTTFTDPNLGLKSLKANSHSVVLCDVRMPKVDGLTLLSSIQHRAADVPVLLMSGHGDIPMAIEAMKLGAFDFLEKPLNASELVEKLDLALAQCQHNSPKISGDDQETDLPIESVVIGQSKAMETIRNQVLALSHTGVDTIINGETGTGKEVIARALHQFSRRKARPFVAINCGGMTESIIESELFGHEAGSFTSANKKRIGKIEQANGGTLFLDEIESMPIAVQIKLLRVIQERMIERVGGNELIPVDIVVVAASKADLASLSESGEFRADLFYRLNIASLNLPALRHRKEDIQVLFRHFVIQASQKYKTRPSTIYPEQIQQLCRHEWPGNVRELRNVADRFVLGIVGDGFDLQSPICEAPGEDFAFEKQMEQYERNVLTEALIESAGNINEVSNKLNLPRKTLYRKMKKHQLDKESFKA from the coding sequence ATGATTTCAGACAAACACATAGTTCTTATCGACGATGAAATCGATGTCGTTGAAGCCGTGAGCGAAATGTTAGAGCTGGAAGGTTTTCGCGTCACCACTTTTACCGACCCCAACCTTGGCCTTAAGTCACTCAAGGCGAACAGCCATTCAGTGGTGTTGTGTGACGTACGTATGCCGAAAGTGGATGGCTTGACGTTATTAAGTTCAATTCAACACCGAGCGGCTGATGTTCCTGTGTTGTTGATGAGTGGCCACGGTGATATTCCGATGGCAATAGAAGCGATGAAGTTAGGTGCTTTCGATTTTTTAGAAAAACCACTAAATGCTAGTGAGCTAGTGGAAAAACTCGATCTCGCGTTGGCACAATGTCAGCACAACAGTCCGAAAATATCCGGTGACGATCAGGAAACAGACTTACCGATTGAGTCGGTGGTCATTGGCCAGTCAAAAGCGATGGAAACCATACGTAACCAAGTGCTTGCCTTATCGCATACCGGTGTCGATACCATTATTAATGGTGAAACCGGAACGGGTAAAGAGGTGATTGCTCGTGCTCTACATCAATTTAGCCGTCGTAAGGCTAGACCGTTTGTTGCGATTAATTGCGGGGGTATGACAGAAAGCATTATTGAGAGTGAGTTGTTTGGCCACGAAGCCGGTTCATTTACCAGTGCTAACAAAAAGCGTATTGGTAAAATAGAGCAAGCCAATGGCGGTACTCTGTTTCTCGATGAAATAGAAAGTATGCCGATTGCGGTGCAGATTAAATTGCTTCGTGTGATTCAAGAGCGAATGATAGAACGCGTTGGCGGCAATGAATTGATCCCTGTCGATATCGTGGTGGTCGCTGCCAGTAAAGCTGATCTGGCAAGCCTCAGTGAATCCGGTGAGTTTAGAGCGGATCTCTTTTATCGTCTTAATATTGCAAGCTTAAACCTCCCTGCGTTACGCCATAGAAAAGAAGATATTCAGGTGCTGTTTCGCCACTTTGTGATTCAGGCAAGCCAAAAATACAAGACGCGCCCTTCAACGATTTATCCGGAGCAGATACAGCAGCTATGTCGACACGAATGGCCTGGAAACGTGCGCGAATTACGTAATGTGGCCGACCGTTTTGTTTTGGGTATTGTAGGCGACGGTTTTGACCTGCAATCGCCGATTTGTGAAGCGCCTGGAGAAGATTTTGCGTTTGAAAAGCAGATGGAACAGTACGAAAGAAACGTGCTGACCGAAGCCCTTATTGAAAGCGCAGGCAATATCAATGAGGTTTCAAATAAGCTGAACCTACCGCGCAAAACTCTTTATCGAAAAATGAAAAAACATCAACTGGATAAAGAAAGTTTCAAGGCTTAA
- a CDS encoding ATP-binding protein, giving the protein MELVSRHVSKVTESKDSFERPFSIKIPHRKWFGWKGIELRLVLALAMLSMTTIFLSVVSSFTFDDLNQRLVELKESEIPALDNAARLNDMVRVIITTSSQLSGAESNLERKQAMLKIEGAISEMNSVMIQFPDYHSYFKDIIAQVNNSLSLLYQSEIESEQLNQELRNLLEGFYPLLQQASDELDRLPESAKEQIQYTQLKSLLYYQLGLVEKLYNDSSFNELDYTSYRLEQIGEEWWKLWVSGDLRSDFPKLDHQLTVIYDLASSDSSLYELKNKALDHLYQEQYFLQNSREHLNQLTVQIERNTSKVNGNIDESIQQAQQSLQSNQRLSLFLSLFSVLAAAAISWFYVRKSILERLLQLKDNMFAISTGHLDTEVSIRGKDEVTQMAKYLKVFQTTAKVVKQTNRKLEAEVEERTIAEAKLRVTQDELIQAGKLAALGQLSVGITHEINQPLTAVNSHVRSAQLWLGKQRPDRAEDNLKKIEVLLEKVAAITRHLKAFSRKSDGKIDNVELENVIGDAIDLFETRQSAVSIQYSPQNNLFVRANSIRLEQVLVNLISNALDAVEHKDQPKLRISTQELTHTIQISVNDNGSGISEEDIPHLFDPFYSQKTTGKGLGLGLSIAYNIIKDFGGSIHVESVEYQGTTFIVTLPKGTRS; this is encoded by the coding sequence GTGGAGCTAGTGAGTCGTCATGTCTCCAAGGTTACAGAAAGTAAGGACAGCTTTGAGCGCCCGTTTTCGATTAAAATCCCACACCGCAAGTGGTTTGGTTGGAAAGGTATTGAGCTTCGCTTAGTGCTGGCATTAGCCATGTTATCAATGACTACCATCTTTCTTTCCGTGGTTTCCAGTTTCACTTTTGACGATTTAAACCAGCGTTTAGTTGAGTTGAAAGAGAGTGAAATCCCAGCCTTAGATAATGCTGCACGCCTTAATGATATGGTAAGAGTGATTATTACAACCTCATCCCAACTCAGTGGTGCGGAATCTAATTTAGAGCGTAAACAGGCAATGCTAAAAATTGAAGGTGCTATTTCAGAAATGAATAGCGTCATGATTCAGTTCCCAGATTATCACTCCTATTTCAAAGATATTATCGCCCAAGTTAATAATAGTCTAAGCCTGTTGTATCAAAGTGAGATTGAGTCAGAACAGCTCAATCAGGAACTTCGCAATTTGCTTGAGGGCTTTTACCCTCTGTTACAACAAGCCAGTGATGAGCTCGACCGCTTACCTGAGTCAGCTAAAGAGCAAATTCAATACACCCAGTTAAAGTCTTTGCTTTATTACCAATTAGGCTTGGTCGAAAAGCTCTATAACGACTCCAGTTTTAATGAACTAGACTACACTAGCTACCGATTAGAGCAGATTGGTGAAGAGTGGTGGAAACTTTGGGTAAGTGGGGACCTGAGAAGTGATTTCCCAAAATTAGATCATCAATTGACCGTTATTTATGACCTTGCTTCTAGTGACAGTAGCTTATATGAACTCAAGAACAAAGCGCTCGATCATCTCTATCAAGAACAGTACTTCCTCCAAAACAGTCGTGAGCACCTGAATCAGCTTACCGTACAGATTGAAAGGAACACCAGCAAAGTGAATGGCAATATTGACGAATCCATTCAACAAGCGCAGCAGTCTTTGCAATCCAACCAACGTCTCTCTCTTTTTCTTTCTTTGTTTAGCGTATTGGCTGCCGCTGCCATTTCATGGTTTTACGTGCGAAAGAGCATTTTAGAAAGGCTGTTACAGTTGAAAGACAACATGTTTGCCATATCTACAGGACATTTAGATACCGAAGTCTCGATTCGTGGAAAAGACGAAGTGACGCAAATGGCCAAGTATCTCAAGGTGTTCCAAACCACTGCCAAAGTTGTAAAACAAACCAACCGTAAACTAGAGGCTGAGGTTGAAGAACGAACTATAGCTGAAGCAAAACTGCGAGTGACTCAAGACGAGTTAATCCAAGCCGGAAAGTTGGCTGCTCTGGGGCAGTTAAGTGTCGGGATTACGCATGAGATCAATCAACCTCTGACGGCGGTGAATAGCCACGTTCGAAGTGCTCAGCTTTGGTTAGGAAAGCAAAGGCCTGATAGGGCAGAAGATAACTTGAAAAAGATCGAGGTCTTGTTAGAAAAAGTGGCTGCGATCACCCGCCATTTGAAGGCTTTCTCGCGTAAGAGCGATGGCAAGATCGATAATGTTGAATTGGAAAATGTGATTGGTGATGCGATTGATCTTTTTGAAACCAGGCAGAGTGCAGTGTCGATTCAGTATTCACCACAAAACAACCTATTTGTGCGAGCCAACAGCATCCGCTTAGAGCAGGTATTGGTTAATTTGATCAGCAATGCTTTGGATGCCGTCGAACATAAAGATCAACCTAAACTCAGAATATCTACACAAGAACTCACACACACAATTCAGATTTCAGTTAATGACAACGGATCAGGCATCTCTGAAGAGGATATACCGCATTTGTTCGACCCCTTTTATAGCCAAAAAACAACAGGCAAAGGGCTTGGGCTCGGCCTGTCTATCGCCTACAACATAATAAAAGACTTTGGTGGTTCGATTCATGTTGAATCAGTGGAATACCAAGGCACAACATTTATCGTCACTTTACCAAAAGGCACAAGATCATGA